A genomic window from Flavobacterium hankyongi includes:
- a CDS encoding DUF6340 family protein gives MIKNYLFLLLAILISSCSSTNLMTLRVTEPAPIFITKDDLKIGIINRTAPSKENSSIDAIDKILSVEGKNLDKLGSNSSVQGLITELKKNEQVKRVIILDSSKFKNTGLAVFPETISWDKAEKLCKENNLNVLYELSFYDTDAKVDYKTATTQIANPLGIKIPAIEHQATINTLIKMGWRIYYPQQKVMVDEYLVNNNITLSGKGINPVRAVEAIIGRKEAVLNISDKIGQDYAVKLLPYYTRVSRDYYVKGTNNFEIGKRRAQTGDWDGAAELWAKETNNSDSKIAGRACYNMAIINEINGNLDTAIQWASKSYADYGDKLGLRYVNMLKNRVQKQKLLESESQKQ, from the coding sequence ATGATAAAAAATTATTTATTTCTACTTCTTGCTATTTTAATTTCATCTTGTAGTTCTACAAACTTAATGACTTTAAGAGTTACCGAACCCGCTCCCATTTTTATTACTAAAGATGATTTAAAAATAGGTATCATTAATAGAACCGCTCCATCAAAAGAAAATAGTAGCATTGATGCAATAGATAAAATCCTTTCAGTAGAAGGAAAAAACTTAGATAAACTTGGCTCTAATTCATCTGTACAAGGATTAATAACAGAACTTAAAAAAAATGAGCAAGTTAAAAGAGTAATTATCTTAGACAGTTCGAAATTTAAAAATACAGGTTTAGCTGTTTTTCCAGAAACAATTTCATGGGATAAAGCGGAAAAACTTTGCAAAGAAAACAATCTAAATGTACTATATGAACTCTCATTTTATGATACTGATGCTAAAGTAGACTACAAGACAGCTACAACCCAAATAGCAAATCCACTAGGAATAAAAATACCTGCAATTGAACATCAGGCAACAATTAACACATTAATTAAAATGGGTTGGCGAATTTATTATCCTCAACAAAAAGTTATGGTAGATGAATATCTTGTCAACAACAACATAACACTATCTGGAAAAGGAATTAATCCTGTGAGAGCAGTTGAAGCAATAATAGGCAGAAAAGAAGCTGTTTTGAACATAAGTGATAAAATTGGACAAGATTATGCGGTAAAACTACTACCCTACTATACTCGCGTTTCTAGAGACTATTATGTAAAGGGCACCAACAATTTCGAAATTGGAAAAAGAAGAGCGCAAACAGGTGATTGGGATGGCGCTGCAGAACTTTGGGCAAAAGAAACTAACAATTCAGATTCAAAAATCGCTGGTAGAGCTTGCTATAATATGGCAATTATTAATGAAATAAACGGAAATTTAGACACTGCCATACAATGGGCATCAAAATCATATGCCGATTATGGTGATAAGCTTGGCCTTCGTTATGTTAATATGTTAAAAAACAGAGTTCAAAAACAAAAACTTTTAGAATCCGAAAGCCAAAAACAATAA
- a CDS encoding aromatic amino acid hydroxylase, with product MNTEFESNPLIDRLPEHLKQFIKPQDYADYTPINQAVWRYVMRKNVDYLGKVAHDSYLDGLKKTGLEIDSIPNMYGMNRILKEIGWAAVAVDGFIPPSAFMEFQAYNVLVIASDIRQLEHIEYTPAPDIIHEGAGHAPIIANPEYAEYLRRFGEIGCKAISSARDYELYEAIRLLSILKEAEDTPEADIKKAEEQVDFLQNNMGELSEMSKIRNLHWWTVEYGLIGTIEDPKIYGAGLLSSIGESAWCMTDNVKKIPYDLSAADQSFDITKPQPQLYVTPDFAHLSLVLEQFANKMALRTGGLSGIQKLINSKALGSIELSTGLQISGVFTNVIEHEGAPVYIQTTGKTALAYREKELVGHGTESHADGFGSPIGKLKGINLAIEDMSPRDLQAYDIYEGKQITLEFEGDIKITGEIVTGTRNLQGKIVLIKFKNCTVTHGEKTLFQPEWGIYDMAVGKEVISAFSGPADVHSFDMISHVPSSKTIKQKKSAAREELENLYKNVRHIRENKPAEITLKEAFGAVTSNHNNDWLLCVEIAELTHQNNDHEFTDKVISYLEDVKLRRPEVAKLITNGLDLIFDKVSA from the coding sequence ATGAATACCGAATTTGAAAGTAACCCGCTTATAGACAGACTCCCTGAGCATTTGAAACAATTTATCAAACCACAGGATTATGCTGATTACACGCCCATTAACCAAGCGGTGTGGCGTTATGTTATGCGTAAAAATGTCGATTATTTAGGCAAAGTGGCTCACGATTCATATTTGGATGGCTTAAAAAAGACTGGATTAGAAATTGATTCTATTCCAAATATGTATGGCATGAACCGCATTCTAAAAGAAATTGGATGGGCTGCTGTTGCCGTTGACGGATTTATTCCGCCAAGTGCTTTTATGGAGTTCCAGGCTTACAATGTATTAGTTATTGCATCCGATATTCGACAATTAGAACATATTGAATATACACCAGCACCTGATATCATTCACGAAGGTGCCGGTCACGCCCCTATTATTGCTAATCCGGAATATGCAGAATATTTGCGTCGCTTTGGCGAGATTGGTTGCAAAGCCATTTCATCAGCCAGAGATTATGAATTATACGAGGCTATCCGATTACTTTCAATACTAAAAGAAGCAGAAGACACTCCCGAAGCCGATATCAAAAAAGCAGAAGAGCAAGTCGATTTTCTTCAAAACAACATGGGCGAATTGTCCGAAATGTCAAAAATTAGAAACTTACACTGGTGGACCGTAGAATATGGTTTAATAGGAACTATTGAAGACCCTAAAATTTATGGTGCAGGTTTACTTTCTTCTATTGGAGAAAGCGCTTGGTGCATGACCGATAATGTTAAGAAAATTCCTTATGACCTTAGCGCCGCCGATCAAAGCTTTGATATTACCAAACCTCAACCACAACTTTATGTAACGCCAGATTTTGCTCATCTAAGCTTAGTTTTAGAACAATTTGCCAACAAAATGGCATTGCGCACAGGAGGTTTAAGCGGAATCCAAAAATTAATCAATTCTAAAGCGTTAGGAAGTATTGAGTTAAGTACCGGCTTACAAATTTCAGGAGTTTTTACCAATGTAATTGAACATGAGGGTGCTCCTGTTTACATACAAACCACTGGAAAAACTGCATTGGCTTACCGAGAAAAAGAATTGGTAGGTCACGGTACCGAATCGCATGCTGATGGCTTTGGCTCTCCTATTGGAAAGTTAAAAGGCATCAACCTTGCCATAGAAGACATGAGTCCGCGTGATTTACAAGCCTATGACATCTATGAAGGCAAGCAAATCACTTTAGAATTTGAGGGAGATATAAAAATTACAGGTGAAATCGTAACCGGTACTAGAAACCTACAAGGAAAAATCGTATTGATTAAATTCAAAAATTGTACGGTTACCCACGGAGAAAAAACACTTTTCCAACCAGAATGGGGAATTTATGACATGGCGGTAGGAAAAGAGGTTATTTCAGCTTTTTCTGGCCCTGCCGATGTGCATAGTTTTGATATGATTAGCCACGTCCCTTCTTCTAAAACGATTAAGCAAAAAAAGTCGGCAGCAAGAGAAGAACTGGAAAATTTATACAAAAACGTACGCCATATTCGTGAAAACAAACCCGCCGAAATCACTTTAAAAGAAGCATTTGGAGCGGTGACCAGCAATCATAATAACGATTGGTTATTGTGTGTAGAAATTGCCGAATTGACACACCAAAATAACGACCACGAATTCACAGACAAAGTAATTAGTTACCTAGAAGATGTAAAACTACGCCGACCAGAAGTCGCTAAACTAATCACTAATGGTTTAGATTTAATTTTTGACAAAGTTTCTGCCTAA
- a CDS encoding rhodanese-like domain-containing protein, whose product MGILDLLGFGNKTNAIQEFAEKGAVIIDVRTTGEFASGHIKGSKNIPLDQISTKINEIKKLNKPVIACCRSGMRSGQATSILQQHGIDCINGGGWESLESKL is encoded by the coding sequence ATGGGCATTTTAGATTTATTAGGTTTTGGAAACAAAACCAACGCTATTCAAGAATTTGCAGAAAAAGGAGCTGTCATCATTGATGTTAGAACGACAGGTGAATTTGCTTCAGGACACATAAAAGGATCCAAAAACATTCCTTTAGATCAAATTTCTACCAAAATCAATGAGATTAAAAAACTGAACAAACCAGTTATTGCTTGTTGTCGTTCTGGAATGCGAAGTGGTCAAGCGACTTCGATTTTACAACAACATGGAATCGATTGCATCAATGGAGGCGGTTGGGAGAGTTTAGAGAGTAAATTATAA